The window CGATGACTATCCTCCCGCCGGTAAGATATCGCCGCTTGAAGGCCCTTGGGCTCAAGTTAAGGAGCATTATCACAAAAAGTATCAATACCATTATCGCGCCGGCGTAGAGAAGCACCTGCAACCCCGCAACGAGATACGCCCCCATAAGGACAAAGAGCGCCGCCTGAAAGAAGAGCGTAATAACGAGCCATATGGCCGAATGAACAGCGTTCGCACGGGTTATTACAAGTATAGAGCTGATTACGATCAGTGCGGCTATAATATAGAAGAACATATATCACCTAAAGTATGTTGCGCCTGCATAAAGGACAAGGCCGGTAAATATGATATTAATGATAGCAAGTGGCACCATTCCCTTCCATCCAAGGCCCATGAGCTGATCGTATCTGAAGCGGGGAAGCGTCCATCTCACCCATATGAAGAACCAGCAGAAAAAGAGGGTCTTTGTGATAAAACAGCCTATCTGCAAGAACGGCACAACGAACGAAGGGAGAAAACCGTTCAAAAGTTCGGTAGATGCGAACGGAATCTGCCATCCTCCGAAGAAGAGCGAGACAAGTATCATGGAGCCAACTACCATGTGAGCATATTCGCCCATAAAAAAGAGGGCGAACTTCATGCTGGAATATTCGGTGTGAAATCCGGCAA of the Deltaproteobacteria bacterium CG11_big_fil_rev_8_21_14_0_20_49_13 genome contains:
- a CDS encoding NADH-quinone oxidoreductase subunit J gives rise to the protein MFFYIIAALIVISSILVITRANAVHSAIWLVITLFFQAALFVLMGAYLVAGLQVLLYAGAIMVLILFVIMLLNLSPRAFKRRYLTGGRIVIASAIIYFAGVMGMAFWFMKKRVIAQNESPIIGSVESVGRMLLTKYAVPFELLSVLIIVAVVAAIVAARKNHHLSE